The nucleotide sequence GACTCATAttgattaaaagaaaatgtttatttaagaTGATGAACAAACTGTCTTTGtgttaaatgtatttgaaaaagCTTTACAGATACCAAACAGATAGAAACACCTGTAAAAGGTTACACATACTGCTGATAATGTTAGAggcctgtgtgagtgtgtgtgtgtgtgtgtgtgtgtgtgtgtgtgtgttatatttgACTTTCCcattaatgtaaaattaaaaatcaaagtTGCAAGTGTTCAGTgcaaaaacaagacattaaCAGTTATAGTTATTAATTCAAGTCTTCACTGTCAATCAGCAACCTTCATAAACTTCTAATATTCAGTATCTGTCCAAATGTTTAACAGCAGAAAGACTCAgtgttgtttgtatgtttgttcaGTTTCAGGCCAAAATCTGTTCAGACTTCACTGACTTTAATAAACTATTATGGGAGTCTGGAGTCACTGAAATGATTATAAACTTCTCGTGTTTAATTGTAACCATGTTAATAAATTTGCCACTTTTAGAAGGAGCTTTGTTAAATTGACCAGTTTAAATGACGCATTGTGAAACTTAAGGTAAATTAACTTgtttaattaatatatattgtgtttttaaatggaatttatttaaaattgatCAAAAAATGGATACTAAACgtcaaagagaaaaaataaatgaactgtGCGATGGAAAATCATTCaataagttaattttaaaaGTCTTTTAAACAAATTCTGTCTCTAATTGCATTTtgaaattttaataattaattcatcattaaagacaaaataaggaAATAGAGCAATTAACTGGTCAATTTAATTgtcttttgttgtattttttactttgaGTTTAACTATGACACTCAGGCTCATTATTCATTACGTTTAAGACGGTCGGCACTAAAAAGTTTCCACTGAATTGAAAATCCTGAGAAAAAGGCTAAAATTATTTCACCTGTTTAAAGAACAGTTAGTGGAAGCGCCACGATTGGTCATAGATTTGTTAATCAATAGAAAACTATTTTCTTACTTTATTCTAGTAATTTTACAAActgttccagcttctctgaTGTGAGGATTTATATGATGatgaactgaatatctttgggttttagactgttgggCTGTGTGAAGTTATAAAAGGACACATTTCTCTAGTTTCTcccattttaaagacaaaacaattaatcaattaatgttAATACtgaaaacattcctttgtcattaaaccagtttctctcttttctcttctgtcGACTCTTTTCTGCAAAACTCCTTCAATACAAGAAGCTGGAAACAGGGTGGAAACATTTTGTTGCTTGTTTTAAGAGAGGCAGAGAGTTTGACTCTATCCTGGTGCCATAATCATTAAACTATGAAAggacagagaaggagaaggCAACAGGTACGATGGACAGCAGCAGAGGCACCGAGAGGGAAACCAGGTGAGCGGTTCCAAAGAGGACGAAGCCCGGCTGGTTGGTGCTGATCTGGCTGTTGATCCAGGACTGATACTGGGACACTCGGGTGAAGCCTTCTGGGACATTAGGCAGGGCACAGCCTGTTTCTAAAACAAAACTCACCACTCCAGCCTGGATCCAGACAGAGCCGTTATTTTTCACCAACGGGCCGCCTGAATCCCCCTGCAGACGTCACACAGGTCGTTATACTTCATACTTCTACTACCTTAGATCTATTGATTGATTAAAACATGTGCGTTATCAGTTGATGGAGGAGTGTTTTGCAGACAAACTCACAAAGCAGGTGCCCTGTCCTCCCTGGGTCACACCGGCACAGATCATGTTGTTTGTGATTATACCACCGTAGACAACGTTACAATCACTGTTGGACACGATGGGAAGAATCTCCTCCTGCAGCCTCTTTGGGGAAGGAAGAGgagctgaaaaagaaaaggagataTTAACGTTGTGTCTGTATACAGAGATTGATTATCAGGTCACATGCTCGGGGATTGAGGAGGtacaaatttgggaaatgacCAGTGTGGCTGGAATTCTCCTCTCCTGCTGATAATCAGCTAATTGGGGCCCCTGCTTTGCTGCTCCTGAtcagctctcctataaaagagCTTTCCAGTCTCTGCTGGATTGCTAAGTCACTTTAGTGAGTATAGACGCCAAGGCCCATCTCGTTGACGCAGCTCATTCTGTGTTTGTTGATCAACAAATCCCGCTGTCCTCTGCAGGTCTTAAAGCCCTGCTCACCTGTTCTGTTGCCAGACCTGAAACTCAGGTGTTAGTCAGCCTTGTTGACTTTGACCTGGGGCAGCCCAAAATCAGTGCATACCTGCCTTAAAGGTTGCTTGATGGTAGAATTACTTCCCTGTAGGGAATATAATCTGATGTTTTCTTGTTTAAACAGGACTGTGAGGTGTAAACTAATGAGCTTTTAATTACTTTCATTTGATCAAACATGCAGAAAGTCTACACCAGTGCAGGATCAATTTTAACTGCTCCTCTCAGCTCGTGATACCAGAACAAGCTCAGTGGTTTCTGTTTCAGGCAGTCCTGGTTCCTGCAGGAAAGATCCCATTCATCTTTCACATAGACGATGTTTGGTGAGTCACAGTTGAGGATGGACATGAAACTCTCCTGTTTTAGATGAAcaactgtaaaagaaaatatcCATACGTCCATTTTCTGCCTCTGATTTACTTCCATTACTCTCCATTCCTTtagtaaatgtcctgcattcaaaatgttcaatatgAGCACGGAAATATAGCAacacaaagtatttttttttaggttttactTGGGCTTACGTCATCTTGTCGCAGTGCTTCTGATTTATATAAAAGTGCGGTGTCATTTGCAAAACACTacaataaaaactgaattaatCTATAAAATCATTCActattaacaaaacatttaaaagctaTCAAATTGATTTCAATTCTCACTGTTAGTTTGGATATTTCCCCATCCGGTGACCCAGCAGCTTGTCCCGGCTTTAAAGACGCTGCCGCCAGCCGCCAAACACACGGGTCTGATGAAGTCGGTGAAGGTAACAGGTGAGGACAGCTGCACCAAGGCTATGTCGTTGTTGAGCGTGTTTTCATCATAGTTAGGATTTACGATGATCTGGGACACAGTCAGGGAGATTCCGTTTGTATTCGGCAAGTCTAGGGCGTCGCGGCCGAGGTTAACGGTGAAACCAGATGGGGTGCTGAGAAGCAGAAAAGACaacatgtttaaatatgtgACACACGCTGGTGCTGACTGTGCATGAATTTTAGACTaaaatggggttttttttgtctgagaCATGTGACAGGATCAGAGCTCACCTTCTGACacagtgagcagcagtcagGACCCACTGGTTGTTGATCAGGGAGCCTCCACAGAAATGAAATCCGTTGGTCTGCAGACTGACCTGCCAGGGCCACGACCCTGCAGGAGCATCCGCCCCTCCTACGATCCTGGTGTTGAGCGGCGCAAAGCCACAAACTGGAGGGAAACAGTCAGAACTCATGAATAATCAGCTGTTCGTGTTGTTTACTTTATTGTTTCTCTCTTCATCTGTGTGGATTTGTTTAATCCTGCATGAGCTCGGCTCTAAAGATGATCCTGTCTGTCCAGCTCTTTGGTCTggatgtctcaacaactatggGAAGGATTGTGATGAAACACTTCAGcccttcatgttcccctcacgatgaactgtaataactttggtgttCCTCTGACTTTCcatctagcgccaccatcaggtcaacatgttaatgtgtTCAACACTTTGCTTTATGacaaaatacctgcagaactacAGACATTCCCGTCAGCCTCAGctgttagcattgttattgtgagctcaacaacatacaatataaaCAGAACAACCAGTATGTGCACACAGGAAACAATACACCCATTAAAAGCCTTCTGAATCCTGGTTAGAGCTGACAGGTTGCTACAAATATGACCACTTCAACACAATTTAACCAACTTCTGTGGAGAGACAGTATTTCACGTCAAAGTACAACTAAAAGCTGCTTTTTAAACCTTCACTGGATTAATGTTGAAGGTTTAAAAGGCATTTTGAACTCGGAAGATTAAagatgtcaaataaataaaagaaagaatgagGATATAACTCACCATCTAACTGCGCGTTGCTTCCTGTAGGAGAGACAAAGAACAACACATTCAGTCACTTACAGGACTGTCTGCTCATTTGATGTCTATTGAGGATCTCTACATGAAACTAAAATGGTATTaatgtcatatttatttatttcctagAAGAAAACCAACCGGTTTAATTTTTGACTTTTATTCACATTgttctcttttatttatttaagtaaactttaaaaataaattgacagAGATGCATTTCTTAATTTTGTAATCTAATAAAATTGTGAATCAGTCTCCTGTCAACACACAGAGTCAGACTGACGGTTGTTCTTTTCAAGTTCAAATATTTCTGTTGGTTCCTCAGGCTTACTTTCCCAGTCCAGAGAGGAAAACCCGGGTTAACACATAAActtacatacatttaaacaaagcGTCTGAATTCGCTATAACTAGATAATTACACAGAATCAGAATGGTCAATATCTTCTATTTagctttattttcattatgaacAGAAAAGAAATCTGGTGATCTACTGACACAATATTTAAAAGCACTCACCTGTAACCGATAAGACCACGAGCACGACGCCACAAATCAACAGTTTGACCTCCATGGTGCGACTCTACCAACTGTGTCTTGTCATGAGTGGAGGAGTTTATCAGTGGATAAACCGCCTGGACCGGCCGCTCACGCCCTTTTTTACCAGCAAACCAAAGAAACACTTTCTATGGCCCCGAGCGttgcgctgctgctgctgctgtgctaCTTTTTGGAATCACAATCTTTCATTTGCCAGGTATGTACACAAAGCATCCAAGGAGTTTGAATCTGGGTTTAGATCCCTCTAAGTGTACAAAGTTCATGCTTcacgtcacacacacataaaaaataattataagaATAACAAAATAGAAAATGCACAGAATTACATGTTTATTAAGTTACTTTTACGTGCAAAGGTGACTTCAGCATTAACAACACAAGTGGGTCGGCTGCATGGCAGTAAAAGTAGATTGCCTGAGGGACCTCTTCTTCCCGGAATTTCTCCTGGACCCCGTTTTAAACACCGAACATCAGAAACAGGATCAGAAAGAGCTTCAATGCAAAGTAGTGTTACACGTACAAGGAATTGGCTTTGGTGCCCAGGTCCATCTATCCGTCTTCAACCGCTTATCTCTCTCTGTAGGCTCTGTAGACCAACTGAGGGGGGTCCGTCCAGGAGAGGGTCTGTGATGGTTTTGAGGCGGGACAACACAAAGCGCTCAAAAGGCTTCATGACCACAGAGTTCTACAGTTACAGCCATATGCAAAAGTTTAGGCACCCCTGACAATTTCAgtgattttcatttataaataattgggTGTTTGGATCAGCAATTTAGTTTTGAGCCATCAAGTAACTGAAGGACACAGTAATATTTCAGTAGTGAGATGAGGTTCATTAGATGAATAGAAAATGTGCAATATGCATCAAAACGCTAATAGACAGGTGCATAAATTTGGGCTTCCTGTAGCCTGTAATGAGTGTCTGGATTCTGGATGAAGGTATTTTTGGACCATTTTGTGACTGATTCCTCTACATTATTCTCAAGTATCTGCTGATATTGAGTGGAGTCGAGACTCCCAGTACCGGCACTGGCCACACAGCCCCGCAGCATGATGGaacctccaccaaactttactgAGGGTAGCAAGTTTTTGTCTTGGAACGCTGTGGTCTTTTGCCGCCACGCGTAACGCCCCTTGTTATGATCAAACACCTCCATCTTTGTTTCATCAGTCCACAGCACCATCTTCTTCAAAAATGAAGCAGGCTTGTCCACATGTGCGACCACAAGCGtgactgtttgtgttgtgtgtgcagaAAAGGCCTCTTCCGCATCTCCCTCCCGTACAGCTTCTCCTTGTGCAAAGTGCGCTGAATTATTGACCGATGCACCTTTCTCACCATCCTTCACCTCTCCAATGTTTTACTTGGCCTGCCACTTCTGGCCTTAACAAGAACTGTGCCTGTGGTCTTCCGTTTCCTCCCTATGTTCCTCACAGTGGACACTGACAGCTTAAATCTCTGCGATAGCTTTTTGTATAGCCTTCCCCTAAACCATAATGTTGAACAATCTTTGTTTTCAGGGGCCGGTTGCACAAAAAACCTTAAGTTAAGAATTTCCTTAAAGTCCAAGTTGAGGTTTCCTTAAAATACATTCGGTTGCACAAAACACCCTTATATGAAACCTTAATGTGAAGATAAACCTCAAATACTTAAGTGATCACTTAAGTATTTGAGGTTTTCTCCTCCCATCTTGGTCTTATACTTAAGGTATCCCTTAAGTGTGTTATACCGTTGCATAAAAGACCTTAGCAACCAAACTAAGGAAAAGAATTTAAGGTACCTCTGGATTTATCTTAACCGCAACACGGTTGAGTTTATGGCGATAAATGAAGAAAATTCACATATCCTGAGAAGACTTTGACCGGGAGAATCCAATGGATACGCTAAACGATGAGCAAAACAAGAAGGCTGTCAAATTTATCGCTTTAGCAACACAGTCTAGTTTAGATCTATAGCGTACATAAAGTTATTCTCACCAGTTTTATTGGGTTCCTTTTTATACTTGGTGATCTATTTTTGGGTAAGTACAGACAAGTTGTCGTACTTATTTTGGATCTCCTGGATGAACCTCTTCACAATCGACTCCTTGAATTAATTTGCAAAATGATTTCCTCCcacatttcttgttttctgtttgctgtTATTTGCAGATCAAATATCTGTTCTCTTTTATGAAATTCCTCCAGCAGTACGATATGTTCCTCCTCTCaccaattttgtttttcttgtcttcttttctttccaacTTTGTATGGTGATAACAGGTCAAGTGCTGGTGCAAGCAAACAGTCTCCATGGTAACAGTAAAACTTTACTACTGTAAATTCTCTATCAGTGTAGCAAACACCTTAAAGCTTTTCCTTAACTAAGGAAACCTTTAAAGGGATTCTGTGCAACACCCTTACAGCTAAGGCTAATTAAGACTATCACACTTAAGGAAAAAACTTTTGTGGTAATTTGAGAGTTGTTTTGAGGGCCCCATGTTGCCAGAACAACAACTTGCAATTGGTTGCTAGGTAGTTACAGGtattcaaatcaacaaaatgacaaGGGTGCCATATTTATGCACCTGTCTACTTTCGTTTTGATGCATATTGCACGTTTTCTGTTCATCCAATGAACCTCATTTCACTACCGAAATATTACTGTCTCCTTCAGTTACTTGATAGCTCAAAATGAAAAGGCTGCTCCAAACATccaattatttataaatgaaaatcatggAAATTGTCAGAAGGGTCTAAACTTTTGCATACTTTTGCTTTGGTGTGCTAGTTGTCAGCTGACAGATCTGGTGTGGATCCAGCCGGGTGGGGAAGGAACTCCTGGacagaaaacatacatttttaactgaaaaataaaatgttagttGAAAGCACAGTTTcctaaataaaacattcatttaTAGATTTTTCTAACTAGAAATGTGTCTGACAGGTTCCCTATAAAGCATTGAGATAATCTGCCAAAGCTGAAGTGATATTGGGACATCTGGTGGTTTTTTTGCAAACTGCACTACTGTGTTTATTATGTTCCCACACAAGTCAAGATGTTCAAAACATACAAGTAAAGAATGTTTGAATTGTGTGGTCATTAAAAACACCTCTTATTGTTTAAGAATAACCAAAAGATTGGGTATCCTGCCTATCCTAGGTGACTCTTTGATTTAGGCACCTTTTGTTAGTCAGtagtaaaaacacaataataacaatCTTTATTTTATGTTCTGATGAGTCTTTTTCATCACCAACTCAActtatattaataaatacatgCAAGATGAAATCAAAAGACGCATGAAAGTTCATTTATCTTTATTGCAAGGTCCAGCGATACAGCAATATAAAAAGATCTGGAAAAGCCAGttgtcaaaatgtcttgttaaaGTTACACATCATAGATAGAAGGACAAAAAACTACAAACATGAGGTATAAAGTTTATAACTGCACATTAAACGTTTTTCAAAACACTGGCCAGTAAGCGAGTGCAGATTTTGCTTCCGGTGTGACGatacataataaaacaacatttctgaCCTTTCTAGACAACCAGAGCAGAAAAGTGACCTTGGAAATTCACAATTAATGACTGAAAATAATGCAAAAGATTCTCAAGCAgttatttaaaatgcataaacGTGATGTTTATGTAAGTATAACAAAACGGCAAATGATCGACACACATATTGATAAATAAAGTGGCTCCGGGTGTTATTTGTGTGCACTTTGCAGTCTATTTTACAATACAAAGAtaacaaaactttatttttatctcacatttcattcaaaaaagataaaacaataagGTGTCAGTGGATCGTAGTGTCTGAAACGTGTATTTTTACCTCATCAACGTGACAAATAATGTAATACTTCAAAGATGAACGATTAACCGAAGCTATAAACATGAAAACCAGAAAAGTGGCACATATTATCCAAACATAAAGTTACAGTTTATACGTATTATACCGTTTAAATAAGTATTTTAAACCACAGTACTGATCACAATGCAGAGATGAAAAATATTTACACCTCTTATTATTCAACTCATACAAAAACGTGAACATCTAATCACAGTTAATTCTAAATAACAGTTTTGATCAGAgataaacaattttttttacaaggaAGATATCTTAAACTTTTGGATCCTCATGTGTCACATATAAAAGGATATTTTACCGTGAGACATATAGTTTCAGCTGTATGTTAAACATCTGCAGTAAACAATATTTACATGGAAGAACTTATTCATCACCACATGTTAAAAAAGGAGGTTACAGTGGTATTTCAAACAGTCCCGGTGATCTTAGAGTCCATGTGAAGGGCCACTTTAGTCCACCTCCTCAATGGTGGGCCCCTGGGAGCCGGCTCGTGCCTGCTCTCCACAGCTTCCGGCGGGCATTCCTCCCTGATACAACTTGCTGATGATGGGGTTACACACTTTCTCCAGCTCCTTCTGCTGGTGCTGGTACTCCTCTTTATCAGCCAGCTGGTTGTTCTCCAGCCAGCTGATGGTCTCGTCACACTTCTCAATCAGCTTCTTCCGGTCCTCCTCGCTAATTTGGCCCTTCACCTTCTCGTCCTGCACGGCGCTCTTCGTGTTGAAGGCGTAGGACTCCAGGGAGTTCTTGGCGGAGACTTTCTCCCTCTGAAGGTCGTCCTCAGCTTTGTATTTGTCGGCGTCCTGCACCATCCTCTCGATCTCTTCCTTGCTCAGCCGGCCCTTATCGTTGGTGATGGTGATCTTGTTCTCTTTGCCGGTGCTTTTGTCCACCGCAGACACGTTCAAAATGCCGTTGGCGTCCACGTCGAAGGTGACCTCGATCTGCGGGACCCCTCGCGGAGCGGGCGGGATTCCCGTCAGCTCAAACCTGCCCAGCAGGTTGTTGTCCTTGGTCATGGCTCTTTCCCCTTCGTAGACCTGGATCAGGACCCCGGGCTGGTTGTCGGAGTAGGTGCTGAAGATCTGGGNNNNNNNNNNNNNNNNNNNNNNNNNNNNNNNNNNNNNNNNNNNNNNNNNNNNNNNNNNNNNNNNNNNNNNNNNNNNNNNNNNNNNNNNNNNNNNNNNNNNCTCTTGGCATCGAACACGGTGTTGCTGGGGTTCAGAGCCACCTGGTTCTTGGCCGCGTCCCCGATCAGCCTCTCGGAGTCGGTGAACGCCACATAGCTGGGGGTGGTCCTGTTGCCCTGGTCGTTGGCGATGATTTCTACTTTCCCGTGCTGGAAAACCCCCACACAGGAGTAGGTGGTGCCCAGGTCGATGCCGATCGCCACACCTTTAGCTGCAGACATCTTGGTGATTTTGAATTTGTGTCCTAAAGAAGCAGAGACAAAAATTGGAAAGAAAATTTACAAAAACTATTTGTGCTTCTGCAAGGGCAAGTGTGGTCTAAAGAGTCATATCAATATTAAGCCTGGAGCAACTGGGTAGactaatgaaataaaatgatcaaTGAATCAATAAAACCTTGCAGATCCCAAATGATATATTAATTTTCCTTGGTTTGTTATTTGTAGAAGTTTGGTCATGTGAATAAAAATATGTCTGTATTCCTGAAATTATAActtatttaaaatatgaaatggtaATTGTTGCCCTTTTGTGTATTATTACGTTGGTAattattttctataaaaaaaGTACTTGTAAATTAAGGAGGCCACTAATGCAGCCTTAATTTGACAGTTTTACAGACAGAGTTTGGTGGAGTTTCATCTTCTGTTAAAGGAAACTGTAGCTAAAACATTAAAACGTGTAACATTACTCAcataattatttattcaccaaTGTGTTAATTTATTATGTAAAATTCGCTGTTAAAACCAATAGCATATGTTCAGAAAAGAAAACCATACGTTACTGACAAATAATGCAGCCCAAATTTGACAGTTTTACAGACAGACTTTGGTGGAGTTTTCCcctaaaataaaactgtatttacataattatttattcacaaatgtattaatttattacGTAGCTGCTTAAATACACAGTTTTTCTAAAGCAGTCTGGTTAAACGTTCGTTCTTTATGTGAAAACTCCCCGTAACGACGGTTATTTCTATAATTTGCGCATATTGATGAGGACATGTCAGTTAAAGGCAACCGTTATTAACTCATCACATAGCCgatatgtaaaataaatttaatttaaactcaAGCAGCGGACTTACCCTCGTTAACAGAGAATAATAGGAGGTTTCTGTCGCGCCGTCTGGCTCCTCTCTTTAGTTTTCCGGTAACTTCAACCGTCCCGTTATTTATACTTCTCCCGCTGCCTTCTGgttgtttctccagctttcCAGTGACTTTGTCGTCCAATCAGAGAGCCCAGCGCTGGGTGCGGGGCGTGATGACGTACTCGGTTGCGTGTCCTCAGAAGTTTCTACAAGCTTCTGGTCTCACTGAGAAACTGCGGGAGCGAAGTCTGCGTTTTAAGAACAATAAAATTCACAGTGAATTCAGAAACCCCGAGTACAAACACAGCGAGCAAATATAGACAGGCTGGATAGAAAACACAACGTAACACATATGCGCGTAAATACGTGTAACACTATCATTAATCAACCCAAACAAATTAGCTTTTGAACACTAATGTCCCTGGTTTTAAAAGCACAGTCGGTGCTGAACTCGGCTGCCGATATTTTGAGAAGACATTAGTGATTAGTCCAAATTagtaaaatgtgtttcacaAGACTGTCCATTAATCAGACGACCAAAAAAGCCTAAAACACACCGTTTTCCAGGCTGAGTATTGGTGAACGGCTTTTTTcgtatgaaaaaacaaaaacacagtgtaATGGCATTTTATCCAACACTGTATTCAACATACACATGTTTAATAACACCAGACAACATTTTGTACAGTAACATTTCCAAATGCTGATAAAGATAGTAAAGTAAGGTACTAAAAAGCTCCGTAAAAAGGTAAATAATGGTAAATTGAATAAGCTAACACATATGATTCtgttaaatatacatatataagaGTTGCTTAATTTAACTTAATCTTCTGTAATTTATACGTTTTGACCTGCATTTTAACAATTTATGGTTGCATAGTAGGCCTATGTTTCAGATCGGCCTACAGACTATGTCTATGTATATTATCTTAGTGAAATATTGATATTCTCTGGTTTCAGatcacaaaaaacaacttcGGATATCATCACTGCTTTTTTCATTTAAGGACTTGAAGATGTTACATAAAGGAAATGAAGCAGGATTCAAATCAGGATTTCTCTGTGTAGAAAGTGCAGCAAAACATGAGCTGTGGCCCCTGAGCTCGGCAGCTTGGTTTGTTTATAAGTAAAGTTATTTAATGCATGATGTAGGTCTAAGTATGAAAGCCTCTGAAATATTAATGGTATTAAAAACGGTTCATTGGC is from Micropterus dolomieu isolate WLL.071019.BEF.003 ecotype Adirondacks linkage group LG02, ASM2129224v1, whole genome shotgun sequence and encodes:
- the LOC123967432 gene encoding serine protease 27-like — encoded protein: MSSDCFPPVCGFAPLNTRIVGGADAPAGSWPWQVSLQTNGFHFCGGSLINNQWVLTAAHCVRSTPSGFTVNLGRDALDLPNTNGISLTVSQIIVNPNYDENTLNNDIALVQLSSPVTFTDFIRPVCLAAGGSVFKAGTSCWVTGWGNIQTNTPLPSPKRLQEEILPIVSNSDCNVVYGGIITNNMICAGVTQGGQGTCFGDSGGPLVKNNGSVWIQAGVVSFVLETGCALPNVPEGFTRVSQYQSWINSQISTNQPGFVLFGTAHLVSLSVPLLLSIVPVAFSFSVLS
- the LOC123962157 gene encoding heat shock 70 kDa protein 1-like: MTKDNNLLGRFELTGIPPAPRGVPQIEVTFDVDANGILNVSAVDKSTGKENKITITNDKGRLSKEEIERMVQDADKYKAEDDLQREKVSAKNSLESYAFNTKSAVQDEKVKGQISEEDRKKLIEKCDETISWLENNQLADKEEYQHQQKELEKVCNPIISKLYQGGMPAGSCGEQARAGSQGPTIEEVD